Proteins encoded in a region of the Photobacterium angustum genome:
- the queC gene encoding 7-cyano-7-deazaguanine synthase QueC, with translation MSKAVVVFSGGQDSTTCLIQALAHYDEVHCITFDYGQRHKLEIEVAEAIAKDLGVTAHKVMDVGLLNELAISSLTRDNIAVSHELQENGLPNSFVPGRNILFLTLAGIYAYQIGAETVITGVCETDFSGYPDCRDEFVKSLNQSLVLGMDRPLTIATPLMWLNKAETWALADQYEKLDYVREKTLTCYNGIIGDGCGDCPSCDLRRAGLTDYLDHKTTVMNALKAKQAQQA, from the coding sequence ATGTCAAAAGCAGTTGTTGTTTTCAGTGGCGGTCAAGATTCGACTACGTGCCTTATTCAAGCTCTGGCGCATTACGATGAAGTGCACTGTATTACATTTGATTATGGTCAACGCCATAAATTAGAGATTGAAGTGGCAGAAGCTATTGCCAAAGATCTTGGCGTAACAGCGCATAAAGTAATGGATGTCGGCCTATTAAATGAATTAGCCATTAGTTCACTAACACGTGACAATATTGCTGTCTCTCATGAACTACAAGAAAACGGATTACCGAACTCCTTTGTTCCTGGTCGTAATATTCTATTTTTAACCTTGGCTGGTATTTACGCCTACCAAATTGGTGCTGAAACCGTTATCACCGGTGTATGTGAAACTGACTTTTCTGGCTACCCTGATTGCCGTGATGAATTTGTTAAATCATTAAACCAATCATTAGTGCTAGGGATGGATCGTCCATTAACGATTGCAACACCATTAATGTGGCTAAATAAAGCAGAAACATGGGCGCTAGCAGATCAATACGAAAAACTAGACTATGTTCGTGAAAAAACACTGACTTGCTATAACGGTATTATTGGTGACGGTTGTGGTGATTGCCCATCTTGTGATTTGCGCCGAGCAGGACTTACTGATTACTTAGATCATAAAACCACTGTGATGAATGCTCTGAAAGCAAAGCAAGCGCAGCAAGCATAA
- a CDS encoding Lrp/AsnC family transcriptional regulator: MSSLDAVDRTLLRLLQQDATLALSELAEAVNLTTTPCWKRLKRLEEDGILRQRVALLDAAKLGLSFIAFVQIKTSNHSKEWYNGFVHAVEEFPEVMEFYRMAGDYDYMMKVQVADMQAFDLFYKKLVNSIEGLTNVTSTFAMEPLKYTTALPV, translated from the coding sequence ATGTCAAGTTTGGATGCTGTAGATAGAACATTACTGCGTTTGTTGCAACAAGACGCAACGTTAGCGTTATCGGAATTAGCAGAAGCTGTTAATTTAACGACCACACCATGCTGGAAAAGGTTAAAGCGTTTAGAAGAAGACGGCATATTACGTCAACGTGTTGCACTGTTAGATGCGGCAAAACTTGGATTGTCATTTATAGCATTTGTGCAGATTAAAACCAGTAATCATTCTAAGGAGTGGTATAACGGTTTTGTTCATGCGGTTGAAGAGTTTCCTGAGGTGATGGAATTCTACCGTATGGCGGGCGATTACGATTATATGATGAAAGTACAAGTAGCAGATATGCAGGCTTTTGATCTGTTTTATAAGAAATTGGTGAACAGCATTGAGGGACTGACAAATGTAACATCGACATTTGCTATGGAGCCCCTTAAGTACACCACAGCATTACCTGTATAG
- the tesB gene encoding acyl-CoA thioesterase II: MSKELNELLNLLQLEQLELDLFRGQSENLGLPQVYGGQVIGQSLSAAKQTVEKERYLHSFHSYFLRPGNSEKPIIYDVEKLRDGKSFSTRRVKAIQNGEPIFFLTASYQANEEGFNHQSTMPNVAGPEGLASETQLVDAIAQYLPPKIVETFGKKRPVEVRPVTIINPLKPTVAEPKQYLWIKANGTMPEDLNIHHYLLAYASDWGFLVTSMHPHGVTLFSPNMQVATIDHSMWFHRPFKMDEWLLYAIDSPSASGSRGIVRGEIYNQKGELVASAVQEGLIRQR; encoded by the coding sequence ATGAGTAAAGAACTGAATGAACTTCTCAATCTTCTACAGTTAGAACAACTTGAACTTGATCTTTTCAGAGGTCAAAGTGAAAACCTCGGTCTACCGCAAGTTTATGGTGGACAAGTGATTGGGCAGTCCTTATCCGCAGCTAAGCAGACGGTAGAAAAAGAACGTTACTTACACTCCTTTCATAGCTATTTTTTACGTCCTGGTAATTCTGAAAAACCAATTATTTATGATGTGGAAAAATTACGTGATGGTAAAAGCTTTAGTACTCGTCGTGTAAAAGCAATTCAGAATGGTGAGCCTATCTTTTTCTTAACAGCTTCTTACCAAGCAAATGAAGAAGGATTTAACCACCAATCAACAATGCCTAATGTAGCAGGACCTGAAGGTTTAGCATCTGAAACTCAACTTGTTGATGCCATTGCGCAATATCTACCACCCAAAATAGTGGAAACCTTTGGTAAGAAGCGCCCTGTTGAAGTGCGCCCAGTAACTATTATTAATCCATTAAAACCAACCGTTGCTGAGCCTAAACAATATTTATGGATTAAAGCCAATGGCACAATGCCAGAAGATCTTAATATCCATCACTACCTATTGGCGTATGCATCGGATTGGGGCTTTCTTGTAACATCAATGCATCCGCATGGTGTAACGCTATTTAGCCCGAATATGCAAGTGGCAACTATTGATCATTCTATGTGGTTCCACCGTCCATTTAAGATGGATGAATGGTTGCTTTACGCTATTGATAGCCCATCGGCTAGTGGCTCTCGCGGTATTGTTCGCGGTGAAATTTATAACCAGAAAGGTGAACTCGTTGCATCAGCCGTTCAGGAAGGTTTGATCCGTCAACGATAA
- a CDS encoding PLP-dependent cysteine synthase family protein, which yields MTQQLNNQWVNNAIRKIDADYQRSADTHLIKLELPSLDGIDIYLKDESTHPTGSLKHRLARSLFLYALCNGWIKEGTPIIESSSGSTAVSEAYFARLLGLPFIAVVPRKTACKKIEQIKFYGGSAHFVDSPAAIYDESRRLAKELNGHYMDQFTYAERATDWRGNNNIANSIFDQMKLERFPIPSWIVMSPGTGGTSATIGRYIRYQMQPTQLCVVDPENSVFHDYFMQRDNTITGNTGSRIEGIGRPRVEPSFIPDVINEMRKIPDAASVATVHWLEKIIGRKAGASTGTNLFGVLQIAAEMKQRGETGSIVTLLCDSGERYLDTYYNPEWISENIGDLSAYTEQLEQLEKFGQW from the coding sequence ATGACACAACAACTAAACAATCAATGGGTTAATAACGCCATTCGTAAAATTGATGCTGATTACCAACGCTCAGCAGATACCCACTTAATTAAATTAGAGTTACCTAGCCTAGACGGTATTGATATTTATCTTAAAGATGAAAGCACGCATCCAACAGGAAGCTTAAAGCATCGTCTTGCTCGTTCGTTATTCCTATATGCTTTATGTAACGGTTGGATTAAAGAAGGTACACCGATCATTGAATCATCATCAGGTAGTACCGCCGTTTCTGAAGCGTATTTTGCACGTTTACTTGGATTACCATTTATTGCTGTCGTGCCACGTAAAACAGCGTGCAAAAAAATAGAACAAATTAAGTTTTATGGTGGTAGCGCCCATTTTGTTGACTCTCCTGCTGCGATTTATGACGAATCTCGCCGTTTAGCAAAAGAGTTAAATGGTCATTACATGGATCAATTTACCTATGCTGAACGTGCCACCGACTGGCGTGGTAATAACAACATCGCTAACAGTATTTTTGATCAAATGAAGTTAGAGCGCTTCCCTATCCCAAGTTGGATTGTAATGAGCCCTGGTACTGGTGGTACATCAGCAACAATTGGTCGTTATATTCGTTACCAAATGCAACCAACACAACTGTGTGTGGTTGATCCAGAGAACTCAGTATTCCACGACTACTTTATGCAGCGTGATAATACGATTACTGGCAACACAGGCAGCCGTATTGAAGGTATTGGTCGTCCTCGAGTTGAGCCAAGCTTTATTCCTGATGTGATCAATGAAATGCGTAAGATCCCAGATGCGGCAAGTGTTGCCACTGTTCACTGGTTAGAAAAAATTATTGGCCGTAAAGCCGGTGCATCTACAGGTACAAACCTATTTGGTGTCCTACAAATCGCAGCCGAAATGAAACAACGTGGCGAAACAGGCTCTATCGTTACGCTGTTATGTGATAGTGGCGAGCGTTACCTAGACACCTACTACAACCCTGAATGGATCAGCGAAAATATTGGCGATTTATCAGCATATACCGAACAGTTAGAACAATTGGAAAAATTCGGTCAATGGTAA